The DNA region AGCATCAGTGTCCCCTGGGAACTTAGCAATGCAAACTCTCACATCTCGTCCCAGACCAACTGAAGCAGAAGTTCTAGGGGGAGGGCTCAGAAGTCTGTTTTAACAACCCTCCACGTGACTCAGATGCATgctaaagtttaagaaccactgccttGGAAGAAATGATTGCCACCAGACGTCTTACCTGTCTCTGCTCCTGCGGGAAGGGAATGTGGCCTTACAGCCCTCCATCGTGCACGTGTGTGTTTCTTTGGCATGCATGTTCTTGTGATGCATTTTCACACCGCAAGCGTTTTTAAAGGTCTTCTTGCAGATGTCACACTGGAAGCGATTTTCCTCCTTCGGCCTCGCTAATGCGTGCTGACCTGAGTGCTCCAGCTCTTTGGAATCTTCAAAACAAGGAAAAGCCATCCCCCCGCTGGACAAAGCACTGAGGAGGCCCCCAGCCAGCAGGCGCTGCTGCAGTTTGACGTAGTCAGGAAAAGGGACACAGGGCTCCAGCCCGGGGGTGAGATGAGGTTCACGGCCACCATCTTCCCCGTCCCGTGGCACCACGGTCAGCACTGACTTCTGCTCAGTCTCCCTCTCTGAGTTGTATGTGGCCTGCTCGGGGGTTTGTCGGATGGCTCCGCTGGACTCGATGGCCGGTTTGAGATGGCAGGGCCTCTCTCCTTCAGGACCAGACTTCCCTAAGCTTCCCAATGGGGCTCTGTCTGACCGGGGGCTGCAGCCCTCCAGCTCGTCTTCACTGACCACCTGCAGGGGCATGTCTTCATCTGAGCTGAGAGTGTGCCTCTTCTCATCCGCTATCTCCACAGcctccttctctattttgatGGGCATACTGGACTTCCGCGATTTCTTCTTGGGCAGGGCATCGAATGGCATTTCGTTGGAAACCAGTTGTTCCGGGATTGAAGAGGacagcagagggagggaaggtAGCATCCCAGGTGTGTTTGCTAGCTCAGCCGGGGTGGCCGGACTGCGGTAGAAAGGAAGGACTGGCTGGACTGTCTTCAGGTTGGGAAAAAGCACTCCGTTTTGGCCGATGCTTGGGAAGGCTGGCTGGCTCCTGGAATCCTCCCCTGAACCAGTGTAGCCAGGGAGAGGCCGACAGTCTGGAGAAGTCACCCTGAAACCCGGGTGCTTATAGCTCTCAGAGGCAGCCAGGTTCAGGCTGTTCCTCAGGTCTTTGTCCCTGTTGTTTCTGTTCATTGGCATGTGCAGCCGGGGGTTGGGGTTGGCGCTGTGGCGGTTCCGGCTCCTCAGGGAGCTGAACACCATGTTACAGCCTTCGATGGTGCACTTATGCTTGATCTTCAGGTGGACGGCGTTGTAGTGGATCTTGAGGGTGCCTTTGTCATAGAAGGTCTTCTCACACGCTGTGCAGAACACCCGGCCCTTCTTTGTGCCGAGGCTGTTCCTCTCGGACTTCACTTTGCCCTCTGGGGACAACTGTGTCctttcgagctttgtgatgatgtTGTATGAGCTGGAGTCACTTAAATGGGCGCTGTCTTCCTTTTTAGTAACAGGACCTGGACAGTTTAGACACTGCTCTTTTTCAACCTGAAATGGGGTGGAACTGGAAGTTAAGAAGCTGCTGTTGGGGAAGGGTCCGTGGATTTCCTGTTTGGGGTCCTGACTTTGGTCCTGACCCTGCTCCAGCACATATGGTTCGGGCACTGACCC from Eschrichtius robustus isolate mEscRob2 chromosome 1, mEscRob2.pri, whole genome shotgun sequence includes:
- the BNC1 gene encoding zinc finger protein basonuclin-1, yielding MRCRNMFFSFKASLCGCGAATGLTLTAIGCTLNCSCQSFKPGKINHRQCEQCRHGWVAHALSKLRIPPVYPTSQVEIVQSNVVFDISSLMLYGTQAIPVRLKILLDRLFSVLKQDEVLQILRALDWTLQDYIRGYVLQDASGKVLDHWSIMTSEEEVATLQQFLRFGETKSIVELMAIQEKEEQSIIIPPSTANVDIRAFIESCSHRSGSLPPSVDKGNPGSIHPFENLINNMTFMLPFQFFNPVPPALIGSVPEPYVLEQGQDQSQDPKQEIHGPFPNSSFLTSSSTPFQVEKEQCLNCPGPVTKKEDSAHLSDSSSYNIITKLERTQLSPEGKVKSERNSLGTKKGRVFCTACEKTFYDKGTLKIHYNAVHLKIKHKCTIEGCNMVFSSLRSRNRHSANPNPRLHMPMNRNNRDKDLRNSLNLAASESYKHPGFRVTSPDCRPLPGYTGSGEDSRSQPAFPSIGQNGVLFPNLKTVQPVLPFYRSPATPAELANTPGMLPSLPLLSSSIPEQLVSNEMPFDALPKKKSRKSSMPIKIEKEAVEIADEKRHTLSSDEDMPLQVVSEDELEGCSPRSDRAPLGSLGKSGPEGERPCHLKPAIESSGAIRQTPEQATYNSERETEQKSVLTVVPRDGEDGGREPHLTPGLEPCVPFPDYVKLQQRLLAGGLLSALSSGGMAFPCFEDSKELEHSGQHALARPKEENRFQCDICKKTFKNACGVKMHHKNMHAKETHTCTMEGCKATFPSRRSRDRHSSNLNLHQKVLTQEVLESNEDHFRAAYLLKDMAKEAYQDVAFTQQASPTSVIFKGTSRMGSLVYPVAQVHSAGLESYTSGPPSEGTILDLSTTSSMKSESSSHSSWDSDGASEEGTVLMEDSDGNCEGASLVPGEDDYPICVLMEKADQSLASLPSGLPITCHLCQKTYSNKGTFRAHYKTVHLRQLHKCKVPGCNTMFSSVRSRNRHSQNPNLHKSLASSPSHLQ